Proteins encoded by one window of Cannabis sativa cultivar Pink pepper isolate KNU-18-1 chromosome 4, ASM2916894v1, whole genome shotgun sequence:
- the LOC133036788 gene encoding uncharacterized protein LOC133036788, producing MEFIGREQSDDDFDDVPLSKFNVDKVGSSGVQKEFTGGFDVDGVKRKMKDFISRQKKTDESIEVLDKVLEGRFKELQLSLQSYIDSKISEGLVFFMELKFNELKEAIENAKISKDGNDSPDESDGKNDDLNDVEVFDVKNQDAIETVGLDENIQYTQVFNDDAPSFDIMSFISSKPNWFTEEKKNTDKLNDEEQIVDDHGLFKDDVKKSKEDEDDGGDDQASLFIFRVWGGGDAVKAIGSDGTNKDNVEGKNIEEAKDVADGSNKDNVEGRAVDVDASVNDVEGVASKGKLFDSQGTEDSITTDVVGVEKKHGSQESFFVSTMEVVNDHLVSYEDGLEKGKSIKLEEATTTVGNRERKPSSVYNSPYTTEFGSGSIGKPKGGRPGSCAFGFGFFNVIDDVQSKSFDQWFKIGFNDKNKVKKFKECHRKLKVSLDFVVCQIDDKMWFYDLLTVGKNLSCSHIDVCFYYLRKKLKYDQSVKIYGNTTDCFFASQIFELYNEFVASGENVDSIKKDSKAAAYIAGFYMLCSKPWAELDFVLMLVNVIVLAQWILCILDIKMRCLKVLNSMRFGRYKNNSESFVRAFAVIILILLSHVNFYEGRKDIDRSSKHWQGKKDTDAFDIVVVDNLPQQEDSDCGIFIIKYAHFFMHGLIDKIPKKLDIAFTRKKLCVDLFVHAKKKELGGYESTSEKPGRMP from the exons ATGGAGTTTATTGGCCGAGAACAGTCAGATGATGACTTTGATGATGTTCCATTGTCAAAGTTTAATGTTGATAAAGTTGGATCTTCTGGTGTACAGAAGGAGTTTACTGGTGGTTTTGACGTCGATGGTGTGAAGCGTAAGATGAAGGATTTTATTTCTAGGCAAAAGAAGACTGATGAGTCTATTGAAGTATTGGATAAGGTGTTGGAGGGTAGATTCAAGGAGTTGCAGTTAAGTCTTCAGTCGTATATTGACTCAAAGATCAGTGAAGGCTTGGTTTTTTTTATGGAATTGAAGTTTAATGAGTTGAAGGAAGCTATTGAAAATGCAAAAATTTCTAAAGATGGAAATGATAGTCCTGATGAGAGCGATGGCAAG aatGATGATTTAAATGATGTTGAAGTTTTTGATGTGAAAAATCAAGATGCAATTGAAACTGTTGGACTCGATGAGAATATTCAATATACTCag gtTTTTAATGATGATGCTCCTTCATTTGATATTATGAGTTTTATTTCTAGTAAACCTAATTGGTTTactgaagaaaaaaagaatactGATAAATTAAATGATGAAGAACAAATTGTTGATGATCATGGCCTTTTTAAGGATGATGTTAAAAAATCTAAGGAGGATGAAGATGATGGTGGAGATGACCAggcaagtttatttatttttag GGTTTGGGGGGGTGGTGATGCTGTTAAAGCTATTGGTTCAGATGGGACAAATAAAGACAATGTTGAGGGAAAGAATATTGAAGAAGCAAAAGATGTTGCAGATGGGAGTAATAAAGATAATGTTGAGGGTAGAGCAGTTGATGTAGATGCAAGTGTAAATGATGTTGAAGGTGTTGCTAGTAAGGGAAAGTTGTTTGATAGTCAAGGAACTGAGGATAGTATCACT ACTGATGTTGTTGGTGTTGAGAAGAAACATGGTTCTCAAGAAAGTTTTTTTGTATCTACCATGGAGGTTGTTAATGATCATTTGGTTTCCTATGAAGACGGTTTGGAAaag GGAAAATCTATAAAATTGGAGGAAGCAACTACTACAGTTGGAAATAGAGAGAGGAAACCTAGTTCTGTATACAACAGTCCGTATACCACAGAATTTGGTTCAGGTAGTATTGGTAAACCAAAAGGTGGACGTCCTGGATCATGTGCTTTTGGCTTTGGCTTTTTCAATGTAATTGATGATGTGCAATCTAAATCTTTTGATCAGTGGTTTAAGATTGGGTTTAATGATAAAAACAAAGTGAAGAAGTTTAAAGAATGTCATAGGAAGCTTAAGGTTTCATTGGATTTTGTGGTTTGTCAAATCGACGATAAGATGTGGTTCTATGATTTGCTTACTGTTGGGAAGAACTTGTCATGCTCG CATATTGATGTTTGTTTCTACTATTTGAGAAAGAAGTTAAAGTATGACCAGTCTGTGAAAATTTATGGTAACACTACTGATTGCTTCTTTGCTTCTCAAATTTTCGAATTATATAATGAGTTTGTTGCAAGTGGTGAAAATGTTGATTCGATTAAGAAGGATTCTAAGGCAGCTGCATACATAGCGGGGTTTTATATGTTATGCAGTAAACCCTGGGCTGAGCTTGATTTCGTTCTAATGCTTGTTAACGTGATTGTTCTTGCTCAGTGGATATTGTGTATTCTTGACATTAAGATGAGATGCTTAAAAGTGTTAAATTctatgaggtttgggaggtacAAGAACAACTCAGAGAGTTTTGTTCGTGCATTTGCTGTAATAATTCTTATCTTGTTGTCACATGTTAATTTCTATGAGGGGAGAAAAGATATTGACAGGAGTAGTAAGCACTGGCAAGGTAAAAAAGATACTGATGCGTTTGATATTGTTGTGGTTGATAATTTGCCACAACAAGAGGATAG TGATTGTGGtatttttatcataaagtatgcTCATTTCTTTATgcatggattgattgataagaTTCCTAAGAAGTTGGACATTGCATTCACTCGTAAGAAGTTGTGTGTTGATCTGTTTGTTCATGCAAAGAAGAAGGAGTTGGGTGGGTACGAGTCTACTTCGGAGAAGCCAGGAAGGATGCCATAG
- the LOC115713216 gene encoding uncharacterized protein LOC115713216, with translation MDVRTVILFYNGTWVDRTTNVDYEVEGILIPTDCSHYELSHIVYEALNLDRNKYTIDLQFQVTEGIPPIRIKDDSGCKFYEQIRRKNDDETKYPICVNISTSTTDNEHNDRVYYTYNGETSLQTRQLLPIRTEYATKMADYVIEQTQKSMEESSEANQIISNPQVAEIHIGQVFANKETLQQAVSLHSIRYNQPFKVKRSSKLDYKLVCIDDNCNWTFLASKHGKTDMFIIRKIEHTHTCSLDITSGDHPQATSNLVGKVIKTNDYSVSISYQKAWRAREKAIVDARRCPQESYSEIPSILYMMQISNLGTITDLVTDEDNKFKYLYFAVGASIKGWQHCTPIIVTDGTFLTNQHGGTLLIASAQNANRHIFPLAFAVVDSENDSSWEWFLHKIKETYGEREGQCIVSDRHESILKAVKETFPDIMHGVCCYHLMKNIKMKFKKGGDELKIAFNVHLKLTT, from the exons ATGGATGTTAGAACAGTGATTCTTTTTTACAATGGAACTTGGGTTGACAGAACAACAAACGTTGATTATGAAGTCGAAGGTATACTAATTCCAACAGATTGTTCACATTATGAGCTTTCTCACATAGTATACGAAGCTTTGAATTTGGACAGAAACAAATATACGATTGATCTTCAATTTCAAGTAACGGAAGGCATACCACCAATAAGAATCAAAGATGATAGTGGATGCAAGTTTTATGAACAAATACGAAGGAAAAATGATGATGAGACCAAATATCCTATCTGCGTTAACATCTCAACATCCACAACCGACAATGAACACAATGATAGAGTATACTATACCTACAATGGGGAAACTAGTTTACAAACAAGGCAACTGCTACCAATAAGAACAGAATATGCAACAAAGATGGCAGATTATGTGATTGAACAAACTCAAAAATCGATGGAAGAAAGCTCCGAAGCAAatcaaataatttcaaatcctcAAGTTGCTGAAATACACATTGGCCAAGTTTTTGCAAACAAGGAAACCCTCCAACAAGCAGTAAGCCTTCACTCAATAAGATACAATCAACCTTTCAAGGTAAAAAGATCATCAAAACTAGACTATAAACTAGTCTGTATTGATGATAACTGCAACTGGACATTCTTAGCATCAAAACATGGAAAGACTGACATGTTTATCATAAGAAAAATAGAGCATACTCATACATGTTCATTGGACATTACTTCTGGAGACCATCCTCAAGCTACAAGCAACCTGGTTGGAAAGGTTATAAAAACAA ATGATTACAGTGTCTCTATATCTTACCAAAAAGCATGGAGAGCTAGAGAAAAGGCAATTGTGGATGCTCGTCGCTGCCCACAAGAATCATACAGTGAGATACCATCAATTTTATACATGATGCAAATATCAAACCTAG GAACAATTACAGACCTAGTAACAGATgaagataacaaattcaaataTCTATACTTTGCAGTAGGTGCTTCAATAAAAGGTTGGCAACACTGTACACCAATAATAGTCACGGATGGAACCTTTTTAACAAACCAACATGGAGGCACTTTGTTGATAGCAAGTGCACAAAATGCAAATAGACATATATTCCCACTTGCATTTGCAGTAGTAGATTCCGAAAATGACAGCTCTTGGGAATGGTTTCTtcacaaaataaaggaaacttatGGCGAAAGAGAAGGTCAATGCATCGTATCAGATAGACATGAAAGTATACTAAAAGCAGTAAAAGAGACCTTTCCGGATATAATGCATGGGGTATGTTGTTACCATTTGATgaagaatataaaaatgaaattcaaaaaaggAGGTGATGAGCTCAAGATTGCATTTAATGTGCATCTAAAGCTTACAACATAG
- the LOC133036659 gene encoding uncharacterized protein LOC133036659, whose translation MVKTRSSISPSHFVKIAADKKKMENVSDDGDRDDSDRSGGSGGSSDGSRGSALQTKRKRVVEKVKKEDVRNVKKMKQVAEDLPEDYDSEDLEVEVRNDLKEWDLYFKPGEKIQGKVMLFPNQDNIVVKNINSKLTKDQRKLFRDTCFGYFLDSHPVGFQSQLVHNALHREVYQKNEKEMWFKFGDENFRFSLAEFAVVSGLLCVGDADLSKYTQRENAFVDRYFCDQTVTVSAVEHRFMYSDFKSDEYAVKMVVLYLVTNCLISSVYSKKVPVEILNIIGVDEYGSFPWGIPVFELTLHNLKIGLRGVMKGKGVSKPLAKVKRKHLEKGPRSYKLPGLPFAFLVWLYETIPLCLKARFCSYDSGKPYRFCRWKSIGNPNSSEVEKKVLSSNKVFYILCKLFIYCFYYIL comes from the exons AATTTCTCCTTCGCATTTTGTAAAGATAGCTGCTGATAAGAAGAAAATGGAAAATGTTTCTGATGATGGAGATCGTGATGATTCTGATCGTTCCGGTGGATCTGGTGGATCATCTGATGGTAGCCGTGGCTCGGCATTGCaaacaaagagaaaaagagTTGTTGAGAAAGTGAAGAAGGAAGATGTTCGAAATGTGAAAAAGATGAAGCAAGTTGCTGAAGATTTGCCTGAGGATTATGATAGTGAAGACTTGGAGGTTGAAGTTCGTAATGATTTGAag GAATGGGATTTATATTTCAAGCCTGGTGAAAAGATTCAGGGAAAAGTGATGTTATTCCCTAATCAAGATAACATTGTTGTCAAAAATATTAATTCCAAGTTGACTAAAGATCAACGTAAGTTGTTTCGTGATACTTGTTTTGGTTATTTTTTAGATAGCCATCCTGTTGGTTTTCAGTCTCAACTAGTTCATAATGCCTTACATAGGGAGGTATAtcagaaaaatgaaaaagaaatgtgGTTTAAGTTTGGTGATGAGAATTTCAGATTCAGTTTAGCTGAGTTTGCTGTTGTTTCTGGTTTACTGTGTGTTGGTGATGCCGATTTGAGTAAGTATACACAAAGAGAAAATGCTTTTGTTGATCGATATTTTTGTGATCAGACAGTGACTGTAAGTGCTGTTGAGCATAGGTTTATGTATAGTGATTTCAAGTCAGATGAGTATGCTGTGAAGATGGTTGTTTTGTACCTTGTTACTAATTGTTTGATTAGTAGCGTTTACTCAAAAAAAGTTCCTGTTGAGATTTTGAACATAATTGGGGTTGATGAGTATGGTAGTTTCCCATGGGGTATACCAGTGTTTGAATTAACTTTGCACAATTTAAAGATTGGTCTGAGGGGTGTTATGAAGGGAAAAGGTGTTTCTAAGCCTCTTGCTAAGGTTAAAAGGAAACATTTGGAAAAGGGTCCTCGATCTTATAAACTTCCTGGTTTACCTTTTGCATTCTTGGTTTGGTTGTATGAAACCATTCCTTTGTGCTTGAAGGCTCGGTTTTGTTCCTATGATTCTGGTAAACCATATAGGTTTTGTAGATGGAAGAGTATTGGAAATCCAAATTCAAGTGAAGTTGAGAAGAAAGTTCTATCTTCAAATAAGGTATTTTATATACTTTGTaaattgtttatttattgtttttattatattttgtaa